The sequence TCTGAAACCCCTCGGAATGATGAAGATGGGCAACCACGTGATGAAGGAGCTCAGCAGAATGATGAGACTCGGCACAATAGGAAAACCCAGCCAGAAAATGAAAATGCCGAGCCTGAAAACTCTGTTGGACCTTTTACACCCGACGTGATGAACTTTGAGCTGCCTAGGAGGTTCACTCTGCTGACAACTCTAACCCCTTATGATGGGTTGGGAGATCCAAAGACATACATCAAAAAATTCAGATCCATAATGATCGTAAACGGTGCTTCTGATAAAGTTTTATGCCGTTGCTTTCCTTCTTATTTAgatggtcctgcacttgattggttttgttctttaCCTACAGATTCAATTTCTCGTTTTCAAGAATTAGCAACACTCTTCGAGGATCATTTTGCTGGCTCTGCTATTTATTTGCATGACTCTGATTACTTGAACACCATCAAACAAGGGCCGAACGAGAGCCTCAAAGACTACATGACCCGCTTCACAAAGGTGGCCATGACTATACCAGATCTCCATCCCGAGGTACATTTACATGCCATTAAGAGCGGTCTTCGGCCAGGCAAGTTCCAGGAGTCTATTACTGTCGCCAAACCAAAAACCCTAGCCGAGTTTTGGGAGAAGGCAAAAGGGCAGATTGACATTGAAGAGTTACGGCAAGCTCGGAAATCAGACAAGAGCCAATACAAGGAAGATGACAAGCCTCGGGAAAATAAGAGAGGCTTCAAATTAACCCCACGCTATGAGAACTACACCCAGTTTAATACAAGAGGGACGACATCATCAAGGAAATACTCAACTCTAAGCTGATCAAACCACCTCGCAAGGTCGGCACTTATCAAGATGCAAAAAATGTAGACAAATCAAAATATTGTATCTTCCATCAAAAGCACGGACATACCACTGATGAATGTATCATTGCGAAGGACTTGCTAGAGCGCCTAGCTCGGCAGGGCCACCTGGACAAATACATCGGCAGCCATATGCAACAACGTCCCCCTTTCTCAGCTGACAACACCTCGGCGGGACAACACtcccgagataaagataaagcaACCTCAAGTCACCCCAACCAACCGTGAGGGATAATTAACTGTATTTCCGGTGGTTTTACAGGTGGAGGCCCCACAAGTTCAGCACGAAAGCGTTCATACCGAGCTATGTTCTCGATTGAAGGTGGTTCTGCCTGGGATCTAGCACCACCACATCTTCCGCAGATGACATTCTAGGCATCCGACCTTAGTACGAACACTCCAAACCTGGACGACCCGGTGGTGATTACTATTCAATTAGGCGACCTTCTGGTACGCAAAATACTATTGGATCTGGGAAGTAGTGCGGACGTTCTCTTATATTCCACCTTCCAGAAGATGAAGCTTAGCGACAAGATCCTCCAACCTTCCACCGGGGACCTGGTCGGTTTTTCAGGAGAACGCGTCCCTGTACTAGGGTCTGTGTGGTTAAAAACCACACTAGGTGAGCATCCCTTATCTAAAACCTATGATGTACAATATTTAGTAGTTGACTGCTTTAGCCCATATAATCTGATACTTGGCCGCCCTTTCTTGAACAAATTCGGTTCCATAGTTTCTACAATTCATCTCTGTGTAAAGTTTCATGTGCAGGATGATATTGTCGCCACCATTCACAGTGATCATAAAGAAACTTGCCAATGTTATAATACGAGCCTCAAGTATACGAGCCTACCTACAGCAACACAAGTGAACAACATCAGCAGTTTCGGCGAATTACCAGCACTATCCAATCTCGACCCTAGAGCCGAGTTCCTTGAAAGGCCAACACCTACAGAAGATTTACAGAAAATATATTTTGACACTGGCTCACAAAAATTTACTTATGTAGGTACAACTCTTAGCCTCGAGGAGAAGAGCAGGCTCCAAAAGTTTTTGTCCCAACATGCTGACCTGTTTGCTTGGACACCCGCTGATATGCCTCGGATTGATCCCTCGGTTATCTCTCACAAGTTGGCGTTAGACCCCTCAATAAAGCCTATAGCTCAGAAAAAAAAGGAACTTGGGAGACAAAAAAAGGCAAGCCTCCTTGGAGGAAACCAGAAAGCTACTTCATGCTGGTTTCATCAGGGAAATTCGGTTCACCACTTGGCTTGCAAACGTGGTGATGGTAAAAAAACAAAATGCTAAATGGCGGATGTGTGTTGACTTCACTGATTTCAATAAAGCATGCCCAAAAGACGCTTACCCTCTACCTTCTATTGATTGCCTAGTTGACAATGCATCATGTTACCAAACTttgagttttatggatgcatattctggttataaccagattctCATGCACCCATCCGATCAAAATAAAACTGCTTTCATTACTGCACATGGTAATTACTACTATAAggttatgccttttggacttaaaaaTGCAGGTGCAACCTATCAATGGGTTATGGACAAAGTCTTTGCCCACCAAATCGGCAGAAACTTGGAGGTGTACGTTGATGACATGGTTGCAAAAACTAAGGTCGGTGATGACCATCTAACTGATCTTATAGAAATCTTCGGTCAAGTCCGACGATACAATATGCGGCTGAACCCGGAGAAATGTGCTTTCGGAGTGCAAGGAGGCAAATTCCTCGGATTCCTGTTAACAAACCGGAGAATTAAGGCAAATCCAGAAAAATGCCAAGCTATATTAGAAATGGCGAGCCCACGGACCATCAAAGAAGTACAACGCCTCATAGGGAGACTTGCCACTCTCTCAAGATTTTTACCATGCTTAGCATCTAAATCATTTCATTTTTTCCAAACacgtaaaaagaaaaacaattttCTTTGAAATGAGGAATGTGAGGCAGCATTTTTAAAACTGAAAACAACAATTTCAAAGCCTCCGATTTTACAAAAACCTCTTCCAGGCGAAGAGCTTTATTTATATCTGTCTGTTACTGACTGGGCTGTAAGTTCTATGCTTGTTATAGAAAGACAAAAGGTACAACAACCGATCTATTTTATCAGTAAATCACTACAAAATGCCGAACTCCGGTATCCGAAGATTGAAAAGTTGGCGCTGGCACTAATTTTCACAGCTCGTCGTCTACGACCTTACTTCCAAAGCCATATAATCAATGTACGAACTAACCAACCTTTAAGACAAGTGTTATACAAGCCCGAACTGGCTGGCCGACTTATTAAATGGTTGGTGGAACTCTCCGAGTTCGATATTCGATATAAGAGCCGAGGGTCAATCAAGTCACAACATCTTGCCGATTTCCTTGCTGAATTTACTGAACCAGATCCAAC is a genomic window of Arachis ipaensis cultivar K30076 chromosome B06, Araip1.1, whole genome shotgun sequence containing:
- the LOC107646449 gene encoding uncharacterized protein LOC107646449, yielding MADAPPPTPSKLLRMVTKLQQANQRMAEANQRMTKENQRMANQIAELANARVENNNNRREHLEDEEHQSGLIHISETPRNDEDGQPRDEGAQQNDETRHNRKTQPENENAEPENSVGPFTPDVMNFELPRRFTLLTTLTPYDGLGDPKTYIKKFRSIMIVNGASDKVLCRCFPSYLDGPALDWFCSLPTDSISRFQELATLFEDHFAGSAIYLHDSDYLNTIKQGPNESLKDYMTRFTKVAMTIPDLHPEVHLHAIKSGLRPGKFQESITVAKPKTLAEFWEKAKGQIDIEELRQARKSDKSQYKEDDKPRENKRGGGPTSSARKRSYRAMFSIEGGSAWDLAPPHLPQMTF